TCTATGTATcgtttcaattttattattgaaGGTTTTTCAAAGGTACACATGACTAGTGACTAAAATAAACATGCATGTATTCTCAATGTAAAGATTAGTTATGCGGTGATTAGTTACGTTATGTaagattaaattattatttgtataATTAGTTATTTTATGTTGTATAAGTCATACAtggattttttcataaaattatgcAGAATTGTAAACTGGTAACAAAATACAATACTTAATATACTGCATTTTACACGTAGCAATTAAAATGTTACCAAACATGGTAAACTGATTAAGAACTTGTTCATTAGTGACTAATTGTTGACTtgttgctatatatatggagaGATATTAACTAATTGTCTTGTTAGTTTTAGCACTCTCTGTATTCACATTTATTTACTcggtgtattaaaaatatatattttttaatttgtttctttAAGTAAATTAAGAGAcgattatttttaatttttttaacccTTAGCATTTGATAACCATTTCTCAAAATTACTACTAGACTCGATTATTAAtagttaaatttaaattttcaaatcataGTTAGTAAGAGAAACTTAGTACAATAagcatttgtttttttttttaaggatGTACAAAATACAAATTGGACATGTAAAAAGTAAAATAAGGgattttattttgaaagagCTTTTTTGATTTTAGAGAAGATTTCTCGTCATGAATCAAGTATCGATACTTATGTCGTGGTATACTTCCTACATCATGCCCTCTTGATGGGAATCTGACTcctcacaattttttttttctccttttttttctaagtttctATTCAAATATATGGCACTTGTCTTATTTAAATATTAGTGGCACAGATTTTTAAGTAACTAAGCGCCTTAATCATGATTAAAAGGATATATATCCCTATTTAAGTCTATTTTAGCTATAAAAaatcatttcaatttatttggcaccacaataaattattttcatcatctATACATGTAACGATTCAACTTGCTAGTGATATTGTTCGTTTGAAATCTACACCTATATGACTTTAAAATGTGTCACTGGGATGTAagacttatttatttataaatccAACATCTCTCTTGTATTTTGCTGATGTGGAACTTTTATCCTAAGCTAGGGTGTCATACACACCCTCTTATGAACTCAGCGCTTTTGCTAAGGTTTTTCCACAACATGAGATTTGGCTAAACTTAACATTGAGGTTTGCTCGCTTTTTCAATATTTGTAGAAAACTCAGTTGAACTCTGGCCCACTATTGATAAAATTGAAACAAGAATGATTCTGATATCATCTTTATCAGACTAGTTCATTAGTAATATTGTCTATTATGCGCCTAGACCCATATTCTTTAGAATATTTCATTATGATATAAAATGTGCTTACTTATATATCCAACATCTCTCATGTGTTTCATTATTGTAGAACTCTTATCATAAGCTAGGATATCACATACACTCCTTCTTAGGACTCAACGTTGGAATTTGTTCCACCACATGAAATTTGTTTAGACTCATCATTGAAATTTGCATTGTCttgataatattattttattttatcaaattttattttattttatgattcagCGCACAACTATTTAACGTTCAATAAAAtaagacaaaataaaataaataaacataacaaAGGTatatagtttaatttaattaacTTGAAATTGAAATGTAATTAGTTATGCCTCgaatttcaatttatgtgtcatacatttttttcaaatgtatttCAAAAAGTGTATCACCTATTTTTCTATTATATAGATATGTGAAGCCCTGGACGACTAAGGGCAGTTTTGTCGACTTATAAAATTTTCAATCTTAATTCAAGTGTACATTATGCATTGAGAGTATTGaactttccaaaaaaaaaaaactaggcAAAATTTATGTAATTCCCAATGTATCCACCACTAATTCAATAGTTGTGGATTCTAATTGTTGCACGTGTACCAACATTGGGAGGAGTAAAAGAAGTCAATTGCAAAGTTAAAATGTAGACCCCATTTATTGATTCACTTCAAAGCCTATACATTCAAGACCacacatttattttttattttttttatttccattTGATTTGGATATAGTTAGTGTATTATGTTCTTTAAGACGTGTGTGTAttcttgtttaattttatataagtttaaatGTTTATTTATGTACGTTTAAAATTAAAAGGCATAGATGTCATGTGAGGCCAAGTTAaaagacatatttatatattatgtcttTCTAAATACGATTTATAttcctcatttttttaaaaatactcgATTAATTTACCTGAGACATACAATCAAATTACACTAAAAGGAtaatatctcaaaatagatagtcatataatatcataaatgagatctCATTTAAGAACTACTACAAAATATtacattttttcattttatttaaattttttgaagatGAATTTGTGTTAAGTTATAGATTTtgcaaataatatttaattatttgaatgtacttttttaaaaaaaatgaaatataattcaaatgggatcttttaaaaaaaataaagaatttaggctaaaatttgaagaagaagaatatagTTAATCAAAGTTTTGaatgtttttcaaatttcaaatacaaCTTCAAGTTATATTTGTAATTTTCATAATCACAAGCTGGTTTTTAAATAAAGTGAAGTAAAAAAGTTTCTCTATTTCTTTGTGTTAATTAAttacaaattatatttattatcttaaaaaatatatataatttaattttccttttcATGTTTATACTACTCTAATAAATGTAGAAAGTGATTATTGTGGTTAAGAAAAAGTAAGGCCTTGAGATCAGTGAGTAAATATTTTACAAACACATTATGCATCAATTAATCCTAATTAAACCCacattttgtataaataaatgCACTATAGTACAAACATATTTTTGTCAAAATTGTGTTAGCATAAAACTACAAATTCAATTAGAAAGGTATTTTCTTCAAATATGCGTGTCATTGTTTAGTCCACTCTTTCTTTGatctatttatattattattcttaattatgtgtATTAgcattttttatatacatataagctttgaattttaaaaatgttaACTCATGTATAACTTAGAGAAAATAAGTTTATGTTAATacaatttaatattattattcttaattatgtgcattagcattttttttaatacatataagctttgaattttaaaaatgttaGCTCATATATAACTTAGAGAAAATAAGTTTATGTTAATACAATTTAGAAATAGAAAAGATAATTAATCGTAAAGTGGGATCTTTGTTATTATTCTCAGTCGTGTTTagatataaatattaattattagtttatttttcaaacataataatcaagcaattataaacataatttaatttattaatgttgAGTCCATAAACAGGTCTTTTcatatctatatattattataataaaaaaaggataaTCAAGGATCAAATTGTAATTTCAGACTCTCTTCATAATCTAGAATCATCCTCTTCCTAAAAACAACATCATCATATTGTGACCTTTAACTACTATTTTCATCTTTTCAGTGGAGTATTgccatttttaaatatattctaTAATTCTTCCTATTTTTCAATTCAACcgtttattttaattttttcattcaCTTCTTTTTTGTTAACTAAATTTGTATGAATCACTAAGCAGTAACATTGATTATGCgtgttaaataaaatttataaatatgcACATCCACCTTGTTCGAATCATGCTTGAGGTTTATGACTTTTTAATATGAgactattttatatttaatatatgtttgttatttaattcaatatttgtatctgtcaaaataattaaattacatAAGTTTTTAATGTTAGTTGTGGTAACCTAAATAAGTTATAAGATATTGTTTAATTTTATAGAAATAGAAAAGACAATTTACTTGCAAAGTGTTATGCTAATTCTCATTCTCTGTGtctacataaaatattttttaatttattttttaaaaaaatataatcgaCCAcgtataaatataaattaagactGTAATATTGGGCCCGTTAATGGGCCTTATCATATCTagtagaaattataatttttcattCTATCGTTGATGAAATTATTTATAGTTGCACACATATTTAAAGCttatttcaaataataaatttgaaaaactttACTTCCTCTGTTCTAATTTATATGATGacatttttttaatctatttaaaaaaataacacacTTCTAAATATACATTTTCTATTATATCAATCACACAAACATTATATCAACTTTAAGGCCACacattttaaaagtttttatcATACAAATATTATAGtattaagatgaaaattttcaaaaattttaatttgtatatgtaccaattcaaattttgagccagtttaaattaatttattttaaatgtattctaagtcaaaataatttttaaatattcttgtagaatttgcataaaataaaaaaatatttttacacacTTATTTTAAAAGCAAAAAATGAATCAAAAGCTATAAACAAATTCAAACTGTCTCTTAAACAAGCTCTCTATCAccgaaatgaaaaaaaatccttctttttttgaaatttcataTCCAATCAAATAATGCCACGTAATTAATGTCAAATGAAAAGAGCATAGGTAGATGCTTCTAGACAAAggaaaatggaaaaataaactTGAGTTGGGGATCTTCACTCAACGGTGTACACTCCGCTTTCATTTAACGGCTCAGATCGTTCCAAGTTTTTAATCGTAAGGCCAATATATTTTAGAATATTTATACCCACAAAGTTCAAAAAACCCTACTGACTGGAGCTCACCGGGTTTAAGGggaaaaaaaatcttcaacacAAGAGAGGTATGTTTAATTCTGGAATTCTTCCTATATCCGTTTCCGCTTAGCTTAATCGTTAAaggtttttttttggtttgatcGGTTTGTTTAGTTTTAATCAAAAAGGTTAGGGTTTGTTTGTCCCATTTTCGCTCTGTTTCTTGAATTCCATTACTACTGTACTACAATAGTTGGGATGCTGATTGCTAATAAAAATACggtctttattattttttttgttgatggGTTTTGATTAATAGAGTGATTGCTTCATGGGGAATGTCTGTGTCTTGTGATTTATAGTTTATGACAATTATGGAAGAGTAAATGTGTGTTCCCTTTGTTCTATTTTGTATGAATGAACATGTTTATTGGACTTAGTTGTTACATGTTCTTTTTAGTGGaagaaattattaaagaaaTGGGAAGTTGGTTTGAATGTGTTTAATCTCAAAATGAATTTGAATTCTTACAAGTCATGAAATGGGATGGTTCACATATTTTGGAATGTCACTGTTATATAAGTAGGGACGAAATATGAGCTCGGAGAAAAGAAgccatcccccccccccctttttttttagGGATAATTACAGCAGATGGCCATTCGGTCattttaattaccaaaaaaaagggTCATTCGGTGTTTATTCAGTGTATATTCATGTACATGCAGATGTAtagagtgtatcataatgtatactcagtgtataactcatgtataagtaatctatattatatagtcagtatactttctatgaattttggcaagttatattgtatagtcatatgattttggctatttcttatgtaaataaaacatggctaTGTTTGAGTGTAAACTTTTTTTTACACTGTTTCACTACATCTAGTGAAACAactgtcctaccttggtaggagtaatgTATGCGTACACTTTGCCCTCCCCATACCCCACGTTGcaggatttcactgggttgttgttgttgttgtcactACATCTAGTGCCTTTCAGCAGTTAATGGTGGAAGTATTCTACAATCAAAGATTTCTTCTAAATTTAACAACTTTAACATTTATCCTCATGTTATGTTTAATATGGCTCCTGTCATTCCGTTCTTTTCATAGGGTTAAAGATGGCTTTGTTCAGTAGAATTGGAAATATGCTTAAACAGAGTGTTAGCAGACACACGAACTTGGAACTGTGTGCCTCTAGAACCTCACTTTACCAGGCTATAAGAAGCATGTCTTCTTCAAAGCTTTTTGTTGGAGGTAAAAGGATTTTGTTCGCACCTGTCGGAGTTTCTATGTTCTTTTTGCTTCTTTACGTTGTTCTATAATGGCCAACAATCCCCTGCAGGTCTCTCATATGGCACTGATGAAATCTCTCTGCGTGAGGCATTCTCCCAACATGGTCAAGTGATTGAAGGTACTTGACTTACGATTTGACTtctgataacataaaattttgcAGCTTACTCCATATATGTGGTTCATGGAGCCTATAAAATTAATGTGACCTTAAccaaaagagaaattgacttaATGATAATATGTAACTCATGCAGCTAGAGTTATTTTTGATCGTGACACTGGCAGATCCAGAGGGTTTGCTTTTGTTACTTATACATCTGCTGAAGAAGCATCTAGTGCCCTGAGTGCCTTGGATGGCCAGGTAATGATGCCCAGTTTTCTTTGTGGATCACTAGTGCCAGTTCTTCCCGAAGAGTGATAACCGCCTTCAGGTTTTTTGTATCACATGGTGTATCCATCTTATTACACTCTGTCAATGTTGGTTTCCATCCAGTCTCATCTAATAGGTTCTATTACGTGAAAATTTCATAACTTCATGTTATTGTGCCCTTCTTAAATATTAAGACCAAATTGCCTGTGTCATTTTCTTACAGTTATAAATGAGATGAAATATTTGAACAACTTTTTAGGACCAGTATCAGGTGATAACTTCATGTTGTTGTCCCTTTCTTTTTATTCATCatattccactatcaattactgGAGAAATTGATTAGTTATCCTTGGTGACAAGGTGGTGTTTCCATCTAGTCACCCAATAAGATTCTATTGTGTCAAAATATCATCAGGACTTCATGTTGTTTTGcctttcttttatatcatgGCCAAATTACATTTTGTTACCTTCAGTCATTTGAGAATGAAAATTTGAATACTTTTTGGGACTAGTATTATGTAAAATTTGATGCTTAATTTTGCAGGATCTCCATGGGAGACGTATAAGGGTGAACTACGCCACAGAAAAGCGCCCTGGAGGATTTGGGCGTGGTTCTGGTAGTGGAGGTGGATTTAACTATGGTGGGGGAGCTGGAGGTTACGCATCTGCCAATTATGGAGGTGGTGGTAACTATGGTACCAACAACAGTTACCCTGCAGGTGGTGGCAACTATGGTGGGGATGTTGAACAAGGTAGTTTTGGGGCTGGATATGGTGGTGGGAGTAGCGGAAATTACAATGCTGGTGTTTCCGGTATTAATAATCTCTTCAACAACTCTGAATTTGGTGGGAGCCCTGGGACCTCGCACAATGGTGGCGAAGAACAGCTTAGTGTAGACCAAGGGACTGAATCTGTAAACAATGATTTTACACCGGACGCCGAAGGAAGCCTCAGAGATGACAATGATGAGCCAAATGACTATGCCAACTCAAGGGGTTGATAATATGTCCTTCCATGCTAGTCAAGAACTTTGGCTTCGATGAGTACATGTTCACAACATGTGTTGAGGCAAAGAGTATATTTTATTTCCACCAGAATTGCTACTGACTGCATGCTTCATCTACTATTAACTTGTTTCataatttcttctctcttttgaAAGTGTGTTTAATTTCATGGAGTTCTCCAAGTACTGATTTTGTGTATTGTACAGTGCTGAATCTTTTGCTATTCGTTCCTTTCTTTAAGGCGCTTGTGATTAACTTTCTTGACCTTGTGCCTAAAATGAAGATCGTGGCATTTGCACATTTACTTAATATGCAATGGCTTCCTTACATTACATTCAGTAGAGTAAAAAGCATCTTGGATCGTCAAGTTGTTTTTCCATAGCTTGCTGATTGCTTGAGAGTTTCAAATAACTCCATATTGATACTAAAAACAAATAGTACGTTAAACTGATGCCATTTCTttgtttaataaaaaaaatccttaAAAAATTCAGTGTGAAACTACAAGCACCAGCAGCAAACAACTTCTGGTTTCAACTACCTGGAGGAAAGAATAATGGAAATACAAGGTTGCGGAGTCTCTAAGAGTCATCTTACAAAGGGCATCAGCTGCACTCCGGTATTGCCAACTTGGCACAATACTACAGAGCTCTCTTTTTCCTCTTTTCCTCTGTTTGCTTCCTCCCCTCATCTTTTTGTGGGAGGTAGGGAGTTAGTacatataaaatatttcacaGTAGGAACATGATCCACAGCCGATAATAATCTACCAGCCAGTTCCAGGTCAAATGAAAACAATCAATTCAACTTCCAGTGCACAATCAGCTGTTGCCAAAGTTTTCAGAGATGGGCAGTGGTCATATTATTAAACTGCTCAGAATGGCTTTGGAGTTGCTAGCACACTTGAGCTACTTTCCAAAGGTCTATCAGTTGcttcatcattatcatcatcgtCGTCATCCCCATATTCCATTAGCTGGACTAAAGTATCTGAGATgcataaattaaatcaaaaaattaaatacaaaCACACTCATAATCCTCAACTGTAAAAATGGAAATAGACAAAGTTGATTCGGATAACAGTTACTACTATGCCTGAATCCCAAGCAACTTGGGGTCGGCTATATGCAATCTTTAGTGAACATCCCACCCGTTTAAGCTCATCGCATACCGATATAATACAAAATtggaacaaaaataaaaagtggatGATAagaataaaaagtaaaataagtTGAGTCTGATTTTAGTAGTAGTTTCTATCCATGTGAGGAACAGCAAAATTTCACCAGGTAATGGAAATACTGACAGATCTCTACTATGTTAATTGGACTAAATGGATTTTCACACTTTCACTTAGTAAACAAGAAATGCAAGAAAAAAAGGGGGGGTAATGAGGGTAGGTAGGTCATCACTAAAAATCAAACCAAGCAAGAGTTTATTGAAATATTGAGACCAATAAACTTGAGTGATGGCAAATACCCGGAACAATTTTACATGGTGCTTTATTAACCACATTGTTGTCATGCATTTTCTGTGTGGATGATTGAAACTTTGGAGGTGGAGGCGGTGGAGGCATCATTCTAGGAGGTGGCGGCGGCGGCATTGAACTGGATAAGGGCTGAACCAACTTTTTCGATGCCGGAGTACCAATTTTGTCTCTATCACCTCCGTCTGACATTCGTTCCTGAAGCATTGAAAGCTCTGGACCCTGCAGTGGATTCTGGCAACCAAACAGGGGAGGGAGAGTCCATCCAGAAAACTTAGAAATTCCAGGAAAAGAGGAGGTAAAAAGTTTGAGTTTTTCAAGAACATACTTGTTATTTGTTAACATTCTTTTACTTGTATAGCAGCAGGCAAGGGAAGTTTAAAATAAATGCATGATCCTAAGAATCATTGATTGACATGAATAAATTGGACTCACAGTGTAAGATATGCAACTTGACTTTTC
The sequence above is a segment of the Solanum dulcamara chromosome 11, daSolDulc1.2, whole genome shotgun sequence genome. Coding sequences within it:
- the LOC129872817 gene encoding glycine-rich RNA-binding protein 4, mitochondrial-like; this encodes MALFSRIGNMLKQSVSRHTNLELCASRTSLYQAIRSMSSSKLFVGGLSYGTDEISLREAFSQHGQVIEARVIFDRDTGRSRGFAFVTYTSAEEASSALSALDGQDLHGRRIRVNYATEKRPGGFGRGSGSGGGFNYGGGAGGYASANYGGGGNYGTNNSYPAGGGNYGGDVEQGSFGAGYGGGSSGNYNAGVSGINNLFNNSEFGGSPGTSHNGGEEQLSVDQGTESVNNDFTPDAEGSLRDDNDEPNDYANSRG